The sequence GGCGACATCGAGAAGTTCCCGTTCATCGACCCGCCGGACCGCCGCAACATCAAGGACGGCGTCGATCTGCTGCGCGAGCTCGGGGCGCTCGACACCGAGCAGAAGCCCTCCCGGCCGGGACAGAAGGGGCAGCGGCTGACCCCGCTCGGCCGCAAGCTCTCCCAGCTGCCGGTCGACCCGCGGCTGGCGCGGATGGTGCTGGAGGCGGACCGCAACGGCTGTGTCCGCGAGGTCATGGTCATCGCGGCGGCCCTGTCCATCCAGGACCCGCGCGAGCGGCCCGCCGACAAACAGCAGCAGGCCGACCAGCAGCACGCCCGCTTCAAGGACGAGACCTCCGACTTCCTCGCCTTCCTCAACCTGTGGCGGTACATCCGCGAGCAGCAGAGGGAGCTGTCCTCCTCCGCCTTCCGCCGGATGTGCCGCAGCGAATTCCTGAATTACCTGCGGATACGCGAGTGGCAGGACATCTACTCCCAGCTGCGTTCGGTCGCCAAGACCATGGGCATCCACCTCAGCGAGGAGGACGCGGCGCCGGACCATATCCACACCTCCCTGCTTTCCGGTCTGCTCTCGCACATCGGCCTCAAGGACACGGACGCCAAGAACGAATATCTGGGCGCCCGCAGCGCCAAGTTCGCGGTGTTCCCCGGCTCCGCGCTCTTCAAGAAGCCACCGCGCTGGGTGATGTCGGCCGAGCTGGTCGAGACGTCGCGCCTGTGGGCGCGGGTGAACGCGAAGATCGAGCCGGAGTGGATCGAACCGCTCGCCCAGCATCTGGTGAAGCGGACGTACAGCGAGCCGCACTGGGAACAGAAGATGGCCGCGGTGATGGCCTACGAGCGGGTCACGCTCTACGGCGTCCCGGTCGTCGCCCAGCGCAAGATCGCCTACGGCCGGATCGACCCGGAGACCTCGCGGGATCTGTTCATCCGCAACGCCCTGGTCGAGGGCGACTGGCGCACCCATCACCAGTTCTTCCATGACAACCGCAAACTTCTCGGCGAGGTCGAGGAGTTGGAGCACCGCGCCCGGCGCCGCGACATCCTCGTGGACGACGAAACCCTCTTCGACTTCTACGACCAGCGCATTCCGGCCGATGTGGTCTCCGGGGCGCATTTCGACGCCTGGTGGAAGAAGCAGCACCGCGAAGAGCCGGAGCTGCTGAACTTCGAGCACTCGATGCTCATCAATGAGTCCGCCGAGGCCGTCACCAAGGACGACTACCCGGATTCCTGGCGGCAGGGAAAGCTGAAGTTCAAGGTCACCTACCAGTTCGAGCCGGGCGCGGACGCGGACGGCGTGACCGTCCACATCCCCCTCCAGGTCCTCAACCAGGTCTCCTCCGAGGGCTTCGACTGGCAGATCCCCGGCCTGCGCGAGCAGTTGGTGACCGAGCTGATCCGGTCACTTCCCAAGCCGATCCGCCGTAACTACGTCCCGGCGCCGAACTTCGCGGCCCGCTTCCTGGACTCCACGGTCCCCCTGCAGGGCGCCCTGACGACCTCGCTGGCCGCGGGTCTGCAGCGGATGGTGGGCGTGCCCGTCGACGCCGCGGACTTCGACCCGGACAAGATCCCCGATCACCTCAAGATCACCTTCCGGGTGATCGACGAGCACCGCCGCAAGCTCGCCGAGGACAAGGACCTGGAAGCGCTGCGGCTGAAGCTCAAGCCGAAGACCAGGGCGGCCCTCTCCAAGGCCTTCGAGCAGGGCGCCGAGCGCCCCGCCGGGGACCGCAAGGGCGGCGCGGGCGACGGGCAGGCGCCGGCCGGCCCGGAGCAGCGGACGGGACTGACGTCCTGGACGATCGGCACCCTGCCGCGCACCTTCGAGACCCGGCGCGGGGGCCAGCCGCTCAAGGCCTACCCGGCACTGGTCGACGAGGGCAGCAGCGTCGCGGTCCGCCTCTTCGACACCGAGGCCGAACAGCTGACGGCGATGTGGGCGGGCACCCGCCGGCTCATCCTGCTCAACATCCCCTCCTCCCCGGCCAAGTTCGCCCAGGGCAAGCTGAGCAATCAGCAGAAGCTGGCGCTGTCCCGTAATCCGCACGGCTCGATCGGGGCGCTCTTCGACGACTGTGTCACCGCAGCGGCCGACCGGCTGATCGCGGCCCGGGGCGGCCCGGCGTGGGACGAGGAGTCCTTCCGCAAGCTCTTCGACGCGGTCCGCGCCGACCTGGTGGACGTCACGCTCAAGACCATCCAGCAGGTCCAGGAGGTGCTGGCCGCCTGGCAGGCCTGCGAGCGCCGGCTCAAGGAGACGTCGTTCCCGTCCCTGCTCCCGTCCCTCACGGACGTCAAGGAGCAGCTGGCGGCGCTGATCAAGCCTGGCTTCGTCACGGCGCACGGCGCCAAGCGGCTGCCGGACCTGATGCGCTATCTGGTGGCCGCCGACCGCCGGCTGCAGCAGCTGCCCACCCACGCCGAGCGGGACCGCACCCGGATGGCGAAGGTGAAGGAGATGCAGGACGAATACGCCTGGCTGCTGGAGCAGTTCCCGCAGGGCCGCCCGGTGCCCGCCGCGGCACGGGAGATCCGCTGGATGATCGAGGAGCTTCGGGTGAGCTACTTCGCCCATGCTCTGGGCACCGCGTACCCGGTCTCCGACAAGCGGATCGTGAAGGCGGTGGACGCCGCCGCGCCGTAGGCGGGGCCCTCGCCCGCCCCGGAACCGGGGCCGCCGGTAGCGAGTTCGACCACACCCCCTGACCTGCTGTACAGTCTTGTCTCGCAGCCCGCCGCAAGCGGAAAGCAAACGCAAGGTCCTGTGGAGCAGTTTGGAGTGCTCGCCACCCTGTCAAGGTGGAGGCCGCGGGTTCAAATCCCGTCAGGACCGCATTTTTACGGCCCGCATCCTTCTCGGATGCGGGCCGTTCTGCTGTCCGGGCCCGGCACGGCCACGCCGTTCCGCTGCCCGGAGCGGTCCGCGCCCCCTGTGCGCCGTCGCCGGATGCCGGGCACCGCACCCCCCGTCAGGACCCGCCCCTGCGGCCCGTATCGGGACCCCTTGCGGGCCGCCGGCCCCGGGTCGCGCCGCTGCCCGCCCCCGCCGCACGGCCGAATGCGGTGCGTAGCCGGTTTGCTGCCTGCCGTATTGACTGCGGCAGGTACCACCGGTACTCACTGAGGAAGGGCACGGGGGCCGGGGAGGTATGCGCAATGACGACTGCGGTACGGCACGAGACCAGGGCGCTGTTGCGGGCCCATCTGTCGGCGGCCACGGGCTATCGCCACCGGATGCGGCACTGCCCCATCTGCCATCAGCTACTACGGCTCGCCATGGAGCCGCACACGGCCCGCTCCGCGGCTCCGGCGCCCGCGGCCGCCCCCGCCCCGCCGCCGGCCGTCTGTGAGCCGCGGGCGGCCGAGGGCGAAAGTCCCGTGCCCGGATGACCAACGGCGCCTGCGCCGTCGCGCGCACGGTGGCAGGCTGGTGGGCGCGGCGGGAGATGTTCTCTACCGCAGCGGACGTATCGTCTTCAAGCGCCGCGTAGTGTGACGGGTGTCACCGAACTAGTTTGGTGCGATGCGGAACTTACACCCCGCATACAACCGGTCAATTTAATATGTGCAATTGCACCACCTGTGAACGGCTCAGTAACGAGCCCGCAGGGTCCGCGCACAGCGGCCCCTACAAGACGCGTGAAGGCGCCCTGACCGGCGTCCGGGGTGGCCTCGGCGCCGTGCCGACCCGGCCGCCCCGAAGGGCTCTGGAGCGGGCGCACACAAAAAGATCGCGCTGGACCCGGCGGAGTCCAGCGCGATCGATGACGTACCCAAGATGGGGCGGGTGTGGGGCCTGTTGGGGCAGGCGCCGCGTCATATGAAGCTGTCTAAAGCAAGGTGAAGCAGGTCGAGCTAGGGGTACAAAGCGGGCATTTTCGGGTTGGGGGCCCCGAAAACGACCTGGTTATGCGGTTGTTCAGGCCTCGCTGCGCTGCTGCGGAATGCCCGCGAGCAGTGCGCGGACCTCAGCCTCGCGGTAACGCCGATGTCCTCCGAGCGTGCGGATGGACGTGAGCTTGCCTGCTTTGGCCCAGCGGGTCACCGTCTTCGGGTCCACGCGGAACATCGTGGCGACCTCAGCAGGGGTAAGCAGCGGCTCGGCGTCAGGGGTGCGAGCGGTCATGAGCGGCCTCCTCGGGAGAACCGAACCATCACGGTTCTTTCCTCTAAATTCTGCACCTTGACCCACGTTGCCCGAAATGGCGGACGCGGGCCGAGTCGGTTATAGGACGAACGGCTTGTCCTCGGCACTACAACTACACCATCTGTCCAGCCACGTCGGCCAAACCGATGGAATTGCCCTCTCAGGTGTTCAACCTCGACGGAAGCCGATGGACCGTGCCATAACGGACAGTCACTCGTCCGTGACGATCAGTCACAACGTGAACAGACGCCACGAGACCCCTCAAGGAGCGCAATACCGATCTATCCGCCCTTAGTTGGACGGAAGGAGCCCACGTCGGGCTCCTTGTCCTATTTTGGCACGAGGGTATGGCTTGGGAGCAAGACCCGAAGTCAGTGCTTTAGGTCACGCTTGAGGCAATCGCCCGGATCAGGACCTACGTCCCTAACCGTGCGAACGCCGAAAAGCGAAAGCAATCATTCCGCACCATGATCCACGGCCCGCACCGGCCCTCAGCTGGAGAACTGACGTTCCCGCACCGCACGCCACCGCTGGGAAAGCTTCTCGTACGCGACCCCGGCCCGCTCGCCGTCCCCGTCGCGCAGCGCCGCCAGCCCCTCCGCCACCTCGGCGGCGGAACGGTCCTCGGCAAGCTGCTCCTCGGGCACCGCGTGCACCAGCCCTCCGTAGTCCAGCTCCACGAGCGAACGCGGATGGAACTCCTCGAGCCAGCGCCCCACATCTACCAGGCCGTCGATCAGCGGTCCCTCTTCCAGGGCGTCGCGCAGCGTGCGCAGCCCCCGGGCGACCCGCCGCCGTGCCTGCACCATGGGCGTCCGGTAACGCATCACCGGCGCCTGGTCACCCTTTGTGTACTCCCGATCGCCGTCGTCGAAGAGCACGAACCAGCGGACCGGGACGTGCCAGGTCGCCCCCCGGATCCAGGGCCGCGCGTCCGGGTTGCGCTCCCGCCACCGCTCGTAGTCGCCGGCCGCCTGCAGTCGCACCACCGGGGGCAGCGCCGTATCCAGCACCGACGCCGGCAGCAGCTCGTCCAGCGCCTCCAGGGCCTGCCAGCCGCGCAGCCGGGTGCGCCACGGGCAGACACACGTCACCTCGTTCACGACGGCGATGAAGGCGTCCGCGCTCTCATGGACCGGCACCGGCACCGGCGGGGTCGCCAGCAGGTCGGCCAGCGCCCGGCGCTGCTCGTCCTGGGCGGTGGGGGTGTCCTCCCGTTTGGCATAGCGCGCCCAATGGGAGCGCTCCGGCTCGGGGAACGCAGCCAGCGGCTCGTAGACCCGTAGATATGCCATGTACGGGACCTTCACCGACGACGCCAGGGCCACGCCCGCTCCTTCAAAGGGGAAGTCCGCCGCCGGAAGATCCCGAGGGCCCCCGCCGGCCTGCGATAGACCAGATCGTCCCATGCCCGTCCCCCGGGAGAGGGTGATCCTGGGCACCCGACGGATCAACCGGTCCCGCAGGTCTTACGCTCTTTTCAACCGGCCCTCCCCACCCGTCGGAGGGCACCCTTCGCGACTTATGGGAGTCACCACCGTGACTGACGTACGTCCGGCCCACGCCGGCACCGACGGCGGCGTTCTGCACACCCTGTTCCGATCGGAGCAGGGGGGCCATGAGCAGGTCGTTCTCTGCCAGGACCGTGCCAGCGGCCTCAAGGCCGTGATCGCCATCCACAGCACCGCCCTGGGTCCCGCCCTCGGCGGCACCCGCTTCCATGCCTACGCCTCCGAGGAGGAGGCCGTGCTGGACGCCCTCAACCTGTCGCGCGGCATGTCCTACAAGAACGCCCTCGCCGGGCTGGACCACGGCGGCGGCAAGGCCGTGATCATCGGTGACCCCGACCTGATCAAGACCGAGGAACTCCTGCTCGCCTACGGCCGGTTCGTGGCCTCCCTCGGCGGCCGCTACGTCACCGCCTGCGACGTCGGCACCTACGTCGCCGATATGGACGTGGTCTCCCGTACGAACAAGTGGACCACCGGCCGCTCCCCGGCAAACGGCGGCGCCGGTGACTCCTCCGTCCTGACCGCCTACGGCGTCTTCCAGGGCATGCGCGCCTCGGCCCAGCACGCCTGGGGCGACCCGACGCTGCGCGGCCGCACGGTGGGCATCGCGGGGGTCGGCAAGGTCGGCCACCTCCTCGTCGAGCACCTGCTCGAGGACGGCGCCGAGGTCGTGATCACGGACGTCCGCGCCGATTCGGTGGCGCGGGTGCGCGCCAAGTACCCGCAGGTCACGGCGGTTGCCGACACCGAAGCCTTGATCCGCACCGAGGGCCTGGACGTCTATGCCCCCTGTGCGCTGGGCGGTGCCCTGAGTGATACATCGCTGCCGGTGCTGACCGCGAAGGTGGTGTGCGGCGCGGCCAACAACCAGCTCGCCCACCCCGGCGTCGAGAAGGACCTCTCCGACCGCGGCATCCTCTACGCCCCCGACTACGTCGTGAACGCCGGCGGTGTCATCCAGGTGGCCGACGAGCTGCACGGCTTCGACTTCGACCGCTGCAAGACCAAGGCGGCGAAGATCTTCGACACCACGCTGGCGATATTCGCTCGCGCGAAGGCCGACGGCATTCCGCCCGCCGCGGCCGCCGACCGCCTGGCCGAGCAGCGCATGGCGGAGGCGCAGCGCCCCTGACCCAGGCCGGAAATGCGCCCTTGCGGGCCGGAAAGGCAGCTCTGCGGGACCCGTCACGGGCGGCCGGGGGAGACATCCCTCACCACCCGTCGGCGGGTCGCCGTACAAGACAGGTTAAAATCGCAGTTGACCAGCGGGGACGGGGCACCTTGCCGGTCGTGCCGAGCGGCGGGTGATGCGGGCGACGTACCGTATGGCCGCGGAAGCAGGTACCGTTAAAGCCCTACGGGCCGGTCTCTCTGTCGAGAGCCCGCTCTGATCCATGAACGCGTGTCAAGACTCTGGGGCCACCGAGCCCCGTCATTGAGGGGGTCGACCCATGGGGCGCGGCCGGGCCAAGGCCAAGCAGACAAAGGTCGCCCGCCAGCTGAAGTACAGCAGCGGTGGGACGGATCTCTCACGACTGGCCGACGAGCTGGGTGCATCACCGTCGAACCAGCAGCCTCCGAACGCCGAGCCGTTCGAGGAGGACGAGGACGACGACCCGTACGCACGGTACGCAGATCTGTACAACGGCGACGACGACGAAGAGGACGAGGGCGACCCGTCCCAGCAGCGTCGTCGCGCTTGACGCTCTGCGCGCTCGCGGCACCCATAACAGCATCACGGACCCGGTCCTGGGCATCGCCCGGACCGGGTTCTGTGCTGCCCGGATGACCGTAAGAGCGGTGGCCGCACCGACGGCCGCCGGGAAGAGGGGCGCCTGTCCTGGCCCGTGCGGGGCTGTGGCAGGCGCCCGTCCGCTCAGCGCGCGTAGTCACCGGTCAGGGTCACTGCCTCTGCGCGGTCACCGCGGTCGGTGATCTCGCCGCTGACCCAGGCGTCCACGCCGCGGTCGGCCAGCGTGGTCAGGGCGGCCTCCACCGAACCCTGCGGGACGACGGCGATCATGCCGACGCCCATGTTCAGGGTCTTCTCCAGCTCCCCGCGCTCGACCGAGCCGGCCGAGCCGACCAGGTCGAAGACCGGGCCCGGCGTCCAGGTGGCGCGGTCGACGGTGGCGTGCAGGCCGTCCGGGATCACCCGGGCGAGGTTGTTGGCCAGGCCGCCGCCGGTGATGTGCGAGAAGGCGTGCACCTCGGTCGTACGGGTCAGCGCCAGGCAGTCCAGCGAGTAGATCTTGGTGGGCTCCAGGAGCTCTTCGCCGAGCGTGCGGCCGAACTCCGGGATCTCCCGGTCCAGGGCCATTCCCGCACGGTCGAACAGCACATGGCGGACCAGCGAGTACCCGTTCGAGTGAAGCCCGGAGGACGCCATGGAGATCACCGCGTCGCCCGTACGGATACGATCCGCGCCCAGCACCCGGTCCGCCTCGACGACGCCGGTGCCGGCCCCCGCGACATCGAACTCGTCCGCGCCCAGCAGCCCCGGGTGTTCCGCGGTCTCGCCGCCGACCAGCGCACAGCCGGCCAGCACACAGCCCTCGGCGATGCCCTTGACGATCGCGGCGACCCGCTCGGGGTAGACCTTGCCGACGCAGATGTAGTCGGTCATGAACAGCGGCTCGGCGCCGCAGACGACCAGGTCGTCGACGACCATGCCGACGAGGTCGTGCCCGATGCTGTCGTAGACGCCCATCTTGCGGGCGATGTCGACCTTCGTGCCCACGCCGTCGGTCGCGGAGGCGAGCAGCGGGCGCTCGTACCGCTTGAGGGCGGAGGCGTCGAAGAGGCCGGCGAAGCCGCCGAGCCCGCCGACGACCTCGGGGCGGGTGGCCTTCTTCACCCACTCCTTCATCAGGTCCACGGCGCGGTCGCCGGCTTCGATGTCGACGCCCGCGCTCGCGTAGCTGGCACCAGTGGTCTCTGACATGACGGAGAACTTTCGTGTCGTGTGGGTACGAGCTCTACGGGCGACGCAGCGCGTCGGCCCCGCCGACCCCGGCGGTGAGCGTCTGGACGCCGTCCACGTCGGACGTGGTCCCGCTCGCGGTCTCCGACTCCAGGAGGTGCTTGCCCAGCAGCCCCGGGTCGGGCAGCTCCATCGGGTACTCGCCGTCGAAGCAGGCGCGGCACAGGTTCGGCTTGGCGATCGTGGTCGCCTCGGTCATGCCGTCGATGGAGATGTACGCGAGCGAATCGGCGCCCAGCGACTTGCCGATCTCCTCCACGCTCAGCCCGTTGGCGATCAGCTCCGCGCGGGTGGCGAAGTCGATGCCGAAGAAGCACGGCCACTTGATCGGCGGGGACGAGATCCGGATGTGGACCTCGAGAGCACCGGCCTCGCGCAGCATCCGGACCAGGGCGCGCTGGGTGTTGCCGCGGACGATCGAGTCGTCGACGACCACCAGGCGCTTGCCGCGGATGACTTCCTTGAGCGGGTTGAGCTTGAGCCGGATGCCGAGCTGGCGGATGGTCTGCGAGGGCTGGATGAAGGTCCGGCCGACGTAGGAGTTCTTGACCAGGCCGGAGCCGTAGGGGATGCCGCTGGCTTCGGCGTATCCCACGGCGGCGGGCGTGCCGGACTCCGGCGTCGCTATCACCAGGTCGGCATCGGCCGGCGCCTCGGCGGCCAGCTTGCGGCCCATCTCCACCCGGGAGAGGTACACATTGCGGCCGGCGATGTCGGTGTCCGGGCGGGCGAGGTAGACGTACTCGAAGACACAGCCCTTGGGGCGGGCCTCGGCGAAGCGGCTGCTGCGCAGACCGTTCTCGTCGATGGCGACCATCTCGCCGGGCTCGATCTCCCGGATGAAGCTGGCGCCGCAGATGTCGAGGGCCGCGGTCTCGGAGGCGACCACCCAGCCGCGCTCCAGGCGTCCGAGGACCAGCGGGCGGATGCCCTGCGGGTCGCGGGCGGCGTAGAGCGTGTGCTCGTCCATGAAGCAGAGCGAGAAGGCGCCCTTGACCTTCGGCAGGACGCGCGGGGCGGCCTCCTCGACGGTCAGCGGCTTGCCGTCCTCGTCGACCTGGCCGGCCAGCAGCGCCGTGACCAGGTCGGTGTCGTTGGTGGCCGCGACCTGGGTCGCCCGGCCGCCCTCACGGGGCAGCGCGGAGACCAGATCCGCCAGCTCGGCGGTGTTCACCAGGTTGCCGTTGTGGCCGAGCGCGATCGAGCCGTGCGCGGTCGCACGGAACGTCGGCTGGGCGTTCTCCCACACCGAGGCACCGGTGGTGGAGTAGCGGGCATGACCCACGGCGATATGGCCCTGGAGGGAGCCGAGCGAAGTCTCGTCGAAGACCTGGGAAACCAGGCCCATGTCCTTGAAAACGAGGATCTGGGAGCCGTTGCTCACCGCGATGCCCGCGGACTCCTGTCCACGGTGCTGCAGCGCATACAGCCCGAAATAGGTGAGTTTGGCGACCTCTTCACCCGGAGCCCAGACACCGAAGACGCCGCAAGCGTCCTGGGGGCCCTTCTCGCCGGGGAGCAGGTCGTGGTTGAGTCGTCCGTCACCACGTGGCACGACACCGAGTCTAGGGCAGGTCGCGCATTCATCCGAACCGGGGATGGCCTCGAAACTGGATGAGTGCATGAATGAGGGGCCGCGCGGCTTGGCGTGTTCACGCCCTGCAGGGGGCCGCTCATCGTCCCGGCATACCTCGGATCCCTTGGCTCACCTGGCGTACCGCCGGGTACGGGGTCCGCGGCGCGGACCGTGTGGATCTTGCGGTGCGGGGGCGCGTCCCGCCCCGTGTGAGATGCGCGACGCCGCTGCGGCCACCGTCGGTACGGGCGCCGGGGCGCCGCCCGCCTCCGGTACGGGTGCCGGGCCCGCCGCCGTCAGCTCAGCACCGGCAGATAGCCGCTGATATCGGCCCGCTCGCCGCCGGCGCTGACCGTCGCCGCGTCCAGCGCCCCGTCCCAGGACGTACGGCCGGTGGCCAGCCGGATCCAGGTCAGCGGGTCGGTCTCGACGACATTCGGCGGGGTGCCGCGGGTGTGCTTGGGGCCCGCCACGCACTGCACCACGGCGAACGGCGGAATCCGCAGCTCCACCGAACCGCCGGGGGCCCGGTCGGCCAGGACGTCGGCCAGCAGGCGGGTGGTGGCGGCCAGGGCCTGGCGGTCGAAGGGGATCTCCAGGCCGGTCG is a genomic window of Streptomyces sp. Edi2 containing:
- the hrpA gene encoding ATP-dependent RNA helicase HrpA; this translates as MSSQPASALPDGAVSTPPGTPAPTLTALLERLPELMLRDQQRLGRRLDGARRIRKPEARAAVLAEISAGLDEAELRVAQRQAAVPQITYPEELPVSQKKDEILAAIRDHQVVIVAGETGSGKTTQIPKICLELGRGIRGLIGHTQPRRIAARTVAERVAEELKTPLGEAVGWKVRFTDQVGGDTLVKLMTDGILLAEIQTDRELRQYDTIIIDEAHERSLNIDFILGYLAQLLPRRPDLKVVITSATIDPERFARHFGAFTAVDAGDGQGASEPSGPSGDGEAKPSAPIVEVSGRTYPVEVRYRPLLVGAPPAVAGGEGGQAANNLEGDRDQITAICDAVDELQAEGPGDILVFLSGEREIRDTADALNKKALPFTEVLPLYARLSHAEQHRVFQRHTGRRIVLATNVAETSLTVPGIRYVIDPGMARISRYSYRTKVQRLPIEPVSQASANQRKGRCGRTSDGICIRLYSEDDFLSRPEFTDAEILRTNLASVILQMTAAGLGDIEKFPFIDPPDRRNIKDGVDLLRELGALDTEQKPSRPGQKGQRLTPLGRKLSQLPVDPRLARMVLEADRNGCVREVMVIAAALSIQDPRERPADKQQQADQQHARFKDETSDFLAFLNLWRYIREQQRELSSSAFRRMCRSEFLNYLRIREWQDIYSQLRSVAKTMGIHLSEEDAAPDHIHTSLLSGLLSHIGLKDTDAKNEYLGARSAKFAVFPGSALFKKPPRWVMSAELVETSRLWARVNAKIEPEWIEPLAQHLVKRTYSEPHWEQKMAAVMAYERVTLYGVPVVAQRKIAYGRIDPETSRDLFIRNALVEGDWRTHHQFFHDNRKLLGEVEELEHRARRRDILVDDETLFDFYDQRIPADVVSGAHFDAWWKKQHREEPELLNFEHSMLINESAEAVTKDDYPDSWRQGKLKFKVTYQFEPGADADGVTVHIPLQVLNQVSSEGFDWQIPGLREQLVTELIRSLPKPIRRNYVPAPNFAARFLDSTVPLQGALTTSLAAGLQRMVGVPVDAADFDPDKIPDHLKITFRVIDEHRRKLAEDKDLEALRLKLKPKTRAALSKAFEQGAERPAGDRKGGAGDGQAPAGPEQRTGLTSWTIGTLPRTFETRRGGQPLKAYPALVDEGSSVAVRLFDTEAEQLTAMWAGTRRLILLNIPSSPAKFAQGKLSNQQKLALSRNPHGSIGALFDDCVTAAADRLIAARGGPAWDEESFRKLFDAVRADLVDVTLKTIQQVQEVLAAWQACERRLKETSFPSLLPSLTDVKEQLAALIKPGFVTAHGAKRLPDLMRYLVAADRRLQQLPTHAERDRTRMAKVKEMQDEYAWLLEQFPQGRPVPAAAREIRWMIEELRVSYFAHALGTAYPVSDKRIVKAVDAAAP
- a CDS encoding DUF6274 family protein; amino-acid sequence: MTTAVRHETRALLRAHLSAATGYRHRMRHCPICHQLLRLAMEPHTARSAAPAPAAAPAPPPAVCEPRAAEGESPVPG
- the bldC gene encoding developmental transcriptional regulator BldC, giving the protein MTARTPDAEPLLTPAEVATMFRVDPKTVTRWAKAGKLTSIRTLGGHRRYREAEVRALLAGIPQQRSEA
- a CDS encoding Glu/Leu/Phe/Val dehydrogenase dimerization domain-containing protein, with protein sequence MGVTTVTDVRPAHAGTDGGVLHTLFRSEQGGHEQVVLCQDRASGLKAVIAIHSTALGPALGGTRFHAYASEEEAVLDALNLSRGMSYKNALAGLDHGGGKAVIIGDPDLIKTEELLLAYGRFVASLGGRYVTACDVGTYVADMDVVSRTNKWTTGRSPANGGAGDSSVLTAYGVFQGMRASAQHAWGDPTLRGRTVGIAGVGKVGHLLVEHLLEDGAEVVITDVRADSVARVRAKYPQVTAVADTEALIRTEGLDVYAPCALGGALSDTSLPVLTAKVVCGAANNQLAHPGVEKDLSDRGILYAPDYVVNAGGVIQVADELHGFDFDRCKTKAAKIFDTTLAIFARAKADGIPPAAAADRLAEQRMAEAQRP
- a CDS encoding DUF3073 domain-containing protein — protein: MGRGRAKAKQTKVARQLKYSSGGTDLSRLADELGASPSNQQPPNAEPFEEDEDDDPYARYADLYNGDDDEEDEGDPSQQRRRA
- the purM gene encoding phosphoribosylformylglycinamidine cyclo-ligase → MSETTGASYASAGVDIEAGDRAVDLMKEWVKKATRPEVVGGLGGFAGLFDASALKRYERPLLASATDGVGTKVDIARKMGVYDSIGHDLVGMVVDDLVVCGAEPLFMTDYICVGKVYPERVAAIVKGIAEGCVLAGCALVGGETAEHPGLLGADEFDVAGAGTGVVEADRVLGADRIRTGDAVISMASSGLHSNGYSLVRHVLFDRAGMALDREIPEFGRTLGEELLEPTKIYSLDCLALTRTTEVHAFSHITGGGLANNLARVIPDGLHATVDRATWTPGPVFDLVGSAGSVERGELEKTLNMGVGMIAVVPQGSVEAALTTLADRGVDAWVSGEITDRGDRAEAVTLTGDYAR
- the purF gene encoding amidophosphoribosyltransferase; this translates as MPRGDGRLNHDLLPGEKGPQDACGVFGVWAPGEEVAKLTYFGLYALQHRGQESAGIAVSNGSQILVFKDMGLVSQVFDETSLGSLQGHIAVGHARYSTTGASVWENAQPTFRATAHGSIALGHNGNLVNTAELADLVSALPREGGRATQVAATNDTDLVTALLAGQVDEDGKPLTVEEAAPRVLPKVKGAFSLCFMDEHTLYAARDPQGIRPLVLGRLERGWVVASETAALDICGASFIREIEPGEMVAIDENGLRSSRFAEARPKGCVFEYVYLARPDTDIAGRNVYLSRVEMGRKLAAEAPADADLVIATPESGTPAAVGYAEASGIPYGSGLVKNSYVGRTFIQPSQTIRQLGIRLKLNPLKEVIRGKRLVVVDDSIVRGNTQRALVRMLREAGALEVHIRISSPPIKWPCFFGIDFATRAELIANGLSVEEIGKSLGADSLAYISIDGMTEATTIAKPNLCRACFDGEYPMELPDPGLLGKHLLESETASGTTSDVDGVQTLTAGVGGADALRRP